Proteins from a single region of Streptomyces spectabilis:
- a CDS encoding ABC transporter permease codes for MNTHRTLATAARVLRQLRHDPRSIALLILVPCVMLLLLRYVFDGSPRTFDSIGASLLGIFPLITMFLVTSIATLRERTSGTLERLLAMPLAKADLIAGYALAFGALAIIQSALATGLALWGLGLDVTGSAWLLLLVALLDALLGTALGLFVSAFAASEFQAVQFMPAVIFPQLLLCGLFTPRDKMQPVLEALSDVLPMSYAVDGMNEVLRHPDVTGDFVRDAVIVAACAVLVLALGAATLRRRTA; via the coding sequence ATGAACACCCATCGCACCCTCGCCACCGCCGCCCGCGTCCTGCGCCAGCTGCGCCACGACCCCCGCTCCATCGCGCTGCTGATCCTCGTCCCCTGCGTGATGCTGCTGCTCCTGCGCTACGTCTTCGACGGCAGCCCCCGCACCTTCGACTCCATCGGCGCCTCCCTGCTCGGGATCTTCCCCCTGATCACGATGTTCCTGGTGACCTCCATCGCCACCCTGCGCGAACGCACCTCCGGCACCCTGGAACGCCTCCTCGCCATGCCCCTGGCCAAGGCCGACCTCATCGCGGGCTACGCCCTCGCCTTCGGCGCCCTCGCGATCATCCAGTCCGCCCTCGCCACCGGCCTCGCCCTGTGGGGACTCGGCCTCGACGTCACCGGCTCGGCCTGGCTCCTGCTCCTGGTCGCCCTCCTGGACGCCCTGCTCGGCACCGCGCTCGGCCTGTTCGTCTCGGCCTTCGCCGCCTCCGAGTTCCAGGCCGTCCAGTTCATGCCGGCGGTGATCTTCCCCCAGCTCCTCCTCTGCGGCCTCTTCACCCCCCGCGACAAGATGCAGCCCGTCCTCGAAGCCCTCTCCGACGTCCTCCCCATGTCGTACGCCGTCGACGGCATGAACGAAGTCCTGCGCCACCCCGACGTCACCGGCGACTTCGTCCGCGACGCCGTCATCGTCGCCGCCTGCGCCGTCCTCGTCCTCGCCCTGGGCGCCGCCACCCTGCGCCGCCGCACGGCCTGA
- a CDS encoding cysteine hydrolase family protein, with the protein MEITENAALVVVDVQKGFEEVEYWGERNNPEADDNIAALIGTWQESGRPVVFVRHDSVKPDSPLRSGYVGNDFKEYVEERRGKGAGGELLVTKSVNSAFYGTPNLDAWLKEAGVSQLVVTGIQTNMCAETTARMGGNLGYDVLFALDATYTFDLEGPFGWRLGAEEIARATAVTLHGGGFARVVTTADLIAGASRPSGPSGV; encoded by the coding sequence ATGGAGATCACAGAGAACGCAGCACTGGTCGTGGTGGACGTACAGAAGGGCTTCGAGGAGGTGGAGTACTGGGGAGAGCGGAACAACCCGGAGGCCGACGACAACATCGCCGCGCTGATCGGGACGTGGCAGGAATCGGGGCGGCCGGTCGTGTTCGTACGGCACGACTCGGTGAAGCCGGACTCGCCGCTGCGGTCGGGATACGTGGGCAACGACTTCAAGGAGTACGTCGAGGAGCGGCGTGGGAAGGGGGCCGGTGGTGAGCTCCTGGTGACGAAGAGCGTGAACTCGGCCTTCTACGGGACGCCGAATCTGGACGCCTGGCTCAAGGAGGCGGGGGTCTCGCAGCTCGTGGTGACCGGGATCCAGACCAATATGTGCGCGGAGACGACGGCGCGGATGGGCGGGAATCTCGGGTACGACGTGCTGTTCGCGCTGGACGCGACCTACACCTTCGACCTGGAGGGGCCCTTCGGCTGGCGGCTCGGGGCGGAGGAGATCGCGCGGGCGACGGCGGTGACCCTGCACGGGGGCGGGTTCGCACGCGTGGTGACGACGGCGGACCTGATCGCGGGGGCGTCCAGGCCGTCCGGCCCGTCCGGTGTGTGA
- the trpS gene encoding tryptophan--tRNA ligase — protein sequence MTRIFSGVKPTGHLTLGNYLGAVRRWAEVDQYRAEALFCVVDLHALTVEHDPGRVRRLSRQAATLLLAAGIDPEPCTVFVQSHVDEHARLSYLLECVATDGEMRRMIQYKEKSAVERARGGSVRLSLLTYPVLMAADILAYGAHEVPVGDDQTQHVELTRDLAVRFNQRYGHAFVVPRATPPQVAARVMDLQDPTSKMGKSHESGAGIVYLLDEPDVVRKKVMRAVTDSGSGVAYDREARPGVANLLEILAACTGGNPDELSGVYESYGALKKDTADAVVELLRPVRERHKELVADAAYVEEVLRAGAERARGMARPTVDAAYRAIGLLPPAAEVPADVPVNVAR from the coding sequence ATGACGCGGATCTTCAGTGGGGTCAAGCCGACCGGGCATCTGACGCTGGGGAACTACCTGGGGGCCGTCCGGCGCTGGGCTGAAGTGGATCAGTACCGGGCGGAGGCGTTGTTCTGTGTGGTGGATCTGCACGCGCTGACCGTGGAGCACGATCCCGGCCGGGTGCGCAGGCTCAGTCGGCAGGCGGCGACGCTGCTGCTCGCCGCGGGGATCGACCCCGAGCCGTGCACCGTCTTCGTACAGAGCCATGTGGACGAGCACGCGCGGCTCTCGTATCTGCTCGAGTGCGTCGCGACCGACGGCGAGATGCGCCGGATGATCCAGTACAAGGAGAAGTCGGCCGTCGAGCGGGCGCGGGGCGGGAGCGTGCGGCTCTCGCTGCTGACGTATCCGGTGCTGATGGCGGCGGACATCCTGGCGTACGGAGCCCATGAGGTGCCGGTCGGGGACGACCAGACGCAGCACGTCGAGCTGACGCGGGACCTCGCGGTGCGGTTCAACCAGCGGTACGGGCACGCGTTCGTGGTGCCGCGGGCGACGCCGCCGCAGGTGGCGGCGCGGGTCATGGACCTGCAGGACCCGACGTCGAAGATGGGCAAGTCCCACGAGTCCGGGGCCGGGATCGTCTACCTCCTTGACGAGCCGGACGTGGTGCGGAAGAAGGTCATGCGGGCCGTGACCGACAGCGGCAGCGGGGTCGCGTACGACCGCGAGGCCCGGCCGGGGGTGGCGAATCTGCTGGAGATCCTGGCCGCCTGCACGGGTGGGAACCCGGACGAGTTGAGCGGTGTATATGAGTCGTACGGAGCGTTGAAGAAGGACACCGCGGACGCCGTGGTGGAGCTGCTGCGGCCCGTGCGGGAGCGGCACAAGGAGCTGGTCGCGGATGCGGCGTATGTAGAGGAGGTGTTGCGAGCCGGGGCGGAGCGGGCCAGGGGGATGGCTCGGCCGACGGTCGATGCCGCCTATCGAGCGATCGGGCTGCTGCCCCCTGCGGCCGAGGTGCCCGCGGACGTGCCGGTGAACGTGGCGCGGTAG
- a CDS encoding GlxA family transcriptional regulator, producing MPATPAPTRPQRIALLAFPGIRAFDVSVITEVWGADRTDRGVPPFDLRRVAAEPAPVPMRGGLSLTPDRTLAWLSRLTDGDLIVVPGLDDHLTPTPPPILEALRRAHAHGIPVAALCGGAFTLAQAGLLDGRRAITHWHLVDLLRAHHPLVDVVPDALFIEDDKIWTAAGTAAGIDLCLHLVRMAHGSETAATIARSMVTAPFRTGGQAQFIEHPTPRADRDADALAAVREYALRHLHEPLTIADLATRAGMSACSFARHFTAATGTTPLRWLLDQRVAAAQKLLERTDLPMPEVARRAGFGSEITMRQHFASRLATSPRAYRATFTGTSAGTSAAGGSSPIAR from the coding sequence ATGCCCGCCACCCCGGCGCCCACGCGCCCGCAGCGCATCGCCCTGCTCGCCTTCCCCGGCATCCGCGCCTTCGACGTCTCCGTGATCACTGAGGTCTGGGGTGCCGACCGCACCGACCGCGGCGTACCCCCCTTCGACCTCCGCCGCGTCGCCGCCGAACCCGCGCCGGTCCCCATGCGCGGCGGCCTCAGCCTCACCCCCGACCGCACTCTCGCCTGGCTGAGCCGTCTGACCGACGGCGACCTGATCGTCGTCCCCGGCCTCGACGACCACCTGACCCCCACACCACCTCCGATCCTCGAAGCCCTGCGCCGCGCCCACGCCCACGGCATCCCTGTCGCCGCCCTCTGCGGCGGCGCCTTCACGCTCGCCCAGGCCGGCCTGCTCGACGGCCGTCGGGCCATCACCCACTGGCACCTCGTCGATCTTCTGCGCGCCCATCACCCCCTTGTCGATGTCGTGCCCGACGCCCTGTTCATCGAGGACGACAAGATCTGGACCGCCGCGGGTACCGCCGCCGGGATCGACCTGTGCCTGCACCTGGTCCGCATGGCACACGGCTCCGAGACCGCCGCGACGATCGCCCGCTCGATGGTCACCGCCCCCTTCCGCACCGGCGGCCAGGCACAGTTCATCGAGCACCCCACACCCCGCGCCGACCGCGACGCCGACGCCCTGGCCGCCGTCCGTGAATACGCCCTCCGTCACCTCCACGAGCCGCTCACCATCGCTGACCTGGCCACCCGGGCGGGCATGTCGGCATGCTCCTTCGCCCGTCACTTCACCGCGGCGACCGGCACCACCCCCCTGCGCTGGCTCCTCGACCAACGCGTCGCCGCCGCACAGAAGCTCCTGGAACGCACCGACCTGCCCATGCCCGAAGTCGCCCGCCGCGCGGGCTTCGGCAGCGAGATCACGATGCGACAGCACTTCGCCTCGCGTCTCGCCACCAGCCCACGCGCCTACCGCGCCACGTTCACCGGCACGTCCGCGGGCACCTCGGCCGCAGGGGGCAGCAGCCCGATCGCTCGATAG
- the proC gene encoding pyrroline-5-carboxylate reductase, translating to MSQTRKPSQTVAVLGTGKIGEALLSGMIRGGWALADLLVTTRRQERADELRTRFGVEALTNAEAAKRADTLILACKPQDMERLLDELAPHVTAERLVISAAAGITTSFIEERLTAGTPVIRVMPNTPVLVDEGMSVISGGSHATAAHLTHAEDIFGAVGKTLRVPETQQDACTALSGSGPAYFYFLVEAMTDAGILLGLPRDKAHDLIVQAAIGAAVMLRDSGEHPVKLRENVTSPAGTTINAIRELENHGVRAALIAALEAARDRSRELASGNSV from the coding sequence ATGAGCCAGACGCGCAAGCCGAGCCAGACCGTCGCGGTCCTCGGCACCGGAAAGATCGGCGAAGCCCTGCTCAGCGGCATGATCCGCGGTGGCTGGGCGCTCGCCGACCTCCTGGTCACCACCCGCCGCCAGGAACGCGCCGACGAGCTCCGCACCCGCTTCGGCGTCGAAGCCCTCACCAACGCCGAGGCCGCCAAGCGCGCCGACACCCTGATCCTCGCCTGCAAGCCGCAGGACATGGAGCGGCTGCTCGACGAACTCGCCCCCCACGTCACCGCCGAACGCCTCGTCATCAGCGCCGCCGCCGGTATCACCACCTCCTTCATCGAGGAGCGCCTGACCGCCGGCACCCCCGTCATCCGCGTCATGCCCAACACCCCCGTCCTCGTCGACGAGGGCATGTCCGTCATCTCGGGCGGCAGCCACGCCACCGCCGCCCACCTCACCCACGCCGAGGACATCTTCGGCGCCGTCGGCAAGACCCTCCGCGTCCCCGAGACCCAGCAGGATGCCTGCACGGCCCTGTCCGGCTCCGGCCCCGCGTACTTCTACTTCCTGGTCGAGGCCATGACCGATGCGGGGATCCTCCTCGGCCTGCCCCGCGACAAGGCCCACGACCTGATCGTCCAGGCCGCCATCGGCGCCGCCGTGATGCTCCGCGACAGCGGCGAGCACCCGGTGAAGCTCCGCGAGAACGTGACCTCACCCGCGGGCACCACGATCAACGCCATCCGCGAGCTCGAGAACCACGGGGTGCGCGCCGCGCTCATCGCCGCCCTGGAAGCCGCCCGCGACCGCAGCCGCGAGCTCGCCTCCGGCAACAGCGTCTGA